Proteins encoded together in one Camelina sativa cultivar DH55 chromosome 9, Cs, whole genome shotgun sequence window:
- the LOC104713947 gene encoding protein TIC 55, chloroplastic-like: MAAPFLSSSLHLTTTSPILFTKVTTPIIHRTTCTAPTKPRFHLLRRSAVAGTAVVDQTEGEGEVFINPEEEKRVEVADYDWREEWYPLYLTRNVPEDAPLGLTVFDSQIVLYKDGDGTFRCYEDRCPHRLAKLSEGQLIDGRLECLYHGWQFEGDGKCVKIPQLPSSAKIPKAACVKTYEVKDSQGVVWVWMSTKTPPNPEKLPWFENFARPGFLDISTTHELPYDHSILLENLMDPAHVPISHDRTDFTAKREDAQPLVFEVTERTNRGFAGTWGKEKDGGKGSMLLRFDAPCVLQYNREFEGKDGVKNYFSALFLCRPTGQGKSMIISRFGVTKRSPLVSVFPQWYWHQNACKIFEQDMGFLSSQNEVLMKEKVPTKDLYLNLKSSDTWVSEYRKWMDKVGHGMPYHFGHRTISLPKVPPVVEHAPAGIIAALSASYPAKGGIGTMHAPNLANRYFRHIIHCRSCSKAIKSFELWKNILSATAVVLTTLAILVVSRQWKAVLLGSAALLSAAAYGCLRAIELNTNNFIRTHRRL, encoded by the exons ATGGCTGCTCCTTTTCTAAGCTCCTCTCTTCACCTCACAACTACTTCTCCAATCCTCTTCACTAAAGTAACAACACCCATAATCCACAGAACAACATGCACAGCACCGACGAAACCCCGTTTCCATCTCCTCCGTCGTTCCGCCGTCGCCGGTACCGCCGTGGTTGATCAGacagaaggagaaggagaggttTTTATAAACCCTGAAGAAGAGAAACGTGTTGAGGTGGCTGATTATGATTGGAGAGAGGAGTGGTACCCTTTGTACCTCACCAGAAACGTCCCCGAGGATGCGCCGCTTGGCCTCACCGTCTTCGATAGCCAAATAGTTTTGTATAAAGACGGCGACGGAACATTTCGCTGTTACGAGGATCGTTGTCCTCATCG GTTGGCTAAGTTGTCTGAAGGACAATTAATTGATGGGAGATTGGAATGTCTGTACCATGGTTGGCAATTTGAAGGAGATGGCAAATGTGTCAAGATTCCtcag cTTCCTTCGAGTGCCAAGATTCCAAAGGCGGCTTGTGTGAAGACGTACGAGGTGAAGGATTCACAAGGAGTTGTATGGGTTTGGATGTCGACAAAAACACCTCCTAACCCCGAAAAGCTTCCTTGGTTTGAGAATTTTGCTAGACCTGGTTTTCTCGACATATCCACAACTCACGAGCTTCCTTATGACCATTCCATTCTACTGGAGAATCTGATGGATCCGGCTCATGTCCCTATTTCTCATGATAGAACTGACTTCACTGCTAAAAGAGAAGATGCTCAGCCTCTGGTTTTTGAGGTCACCGAGAGAACTAACCGGGGTTTCGCAGGGACTTGGGGAAAGGAGAAAGACGGCGGGAAAGGGAGTATGCTACTTCGGTTTGATGCTCCATGTGTTCTGCAGTACAATCGAGAATTTGAGGGGAAGGACGGGGTGAAGAACTACTTTTCAGCGCTGTTTCTTTGTAGACCTACAGGGCAAGGAAAGTCTATGATAATTAGTAGGTTTGGGGTCACGAAAAGATCACCATTGGTTTCAGTGTTCCCTCAATGGTATTGGCATCAGAATGCCTGCAAGATCTTTGAACAAGACATGGGGTTCCTATCGTCTCAAAACGAGGTTCTGATGAAGGAGAAAGTACCAACTAAGGACTTGTATTTAAATCTCAAGTCATCAGACACATGGGTCTCTGAGTATAGAAAGTGGATGGACAAAGTTGGTCATGGTATGCCTTACCATTTCGGGCATAGGACCATATCTCTCCCCAAGGTTCCTCCCGTAGTGGAACATGCCCCAGCAGGGATCATTGCAGCTCTCTCAGCTTCTTACCCTGCAAAAGGAGGAATTGGAACTATGCACGCTCCCAATTTGGCTAACCGGTACTTCAGACATATTATCCATTGTAGAAGCTGCAGCAAAGCGATCAAATCTTTTGAGCTCTGGAAAAATATCCTCTCTGCCACAGCAGTTGTTTTGACGACTTTGGCAATTCTGGTGGTTAGTAGACAGTGGAAGGCTGTCCTGTTAGGTTCAGCAGCATTGCTCTCAGCCGCAGCTTATGGTTGCTTAAGAGCTATAGAACTAAACACCAATAACTTCATTAGAACACACAGAAGACTATGA
- the LOC109126280 gene encoding uncharacterized protein LOC109126280, with protein MLQLKPTVIEFLKCEVGDGRTASFGFDNWTEFGQLIKFVGAAGPRTLRVREDARVLEATRNGNWALPAARSDNGQTLLVALTATPVPDVTKGPDSYQWRNSTGVFTSSFSSKETWDQVRICSPPVSWSTVVWFKAHIPRFSFVAWLVFLARLPTRDRLRSWGMTVSSDCVLCSGGTESHEHLFFQCPFSSEVWSFFASKFLPQPPDNLHAVADWIFHHQQPHHASMVILLKLLLQSTIYLIWKERNSKIFSSSYSSPASLQVSVNRTLRDRLLSLPALRLSSPSLLLIYFSLFLILCRLVLGN; from the coding sequence ATGCTCCAGTTAAAGCCTACTGTTATTGAGTTTCTCAAATGTGAGGTTGGTGATGGTCGTACCGCCTCTTTCGGGTTTGATAACTGGACTGAGTTTGGTCAACTGATAAAGTTTGTTGGGGCAGCTGGACCGAGAACACTACGGGTTAGAGAGGATGCGCGAGTCTTGGAGGCAACCAGAAATGGTAACTGGGCTCTGCCGGCGGCGAGATCAGACAATGGCCAAACCCTCTTAGTTGCTCTAACAGCTACTCCCGTTCCTGATGTCACTAAAGGGCCTGATTCATACCAGTGGAGGAACTCAACTGGAGTCTTCAcatcctccttctcctccaaAGAAACTTGGGACCAAGTTCGCATTTGTTCACCTCCGGTCTCATGGTCGACTGTTGTGTGGTTCAAGGCACATATCCCACGGTTCTCTTTTGTGGCTTGGTTGGTTTTTCTAGCTCGCTTACCCACTAGAGACAGGCTTCGTAGTTGGGGAATGACAGTCTCCTCTGACTGTGTCTTATGCTCTGGTGGCACTGAGTCACATGAGCACCTGTTTTTCCAGTGTCCTTTCTCATCTGAGGTTTGGAGCTTCTTCGCAAGTAAGTTCTTACCACAACCACCTGACAATCTACATGCGGTGGCGGACTGGATTTTTCACCATCAGCAGCCTCACCATGCGTCCATGGTAATTCTGCTTAAGCTTCTGCTTCAGTCAACGATCTACTTGATTTGGAAGGAGCGAAACTCTAAGATCTTCTCCTCCAGCTACTCTTCGCCAGCTTCTCTTCAAGTCTCTGTCAATCGCACTCTGCGGGACCGCCTTCTTTCCCTTCCGGCTCTAAGGCTGTCTtccccttctcttctcttaattTACTTCTCTTTATTTCTCATCCTTTGCCGGTTGGTATTGGGTAATTAA
- the LOC104713946 gene encoding protein TIC 55, chloroplastic-like gives MAVPFLSLSLQLTATSPILFTKVTTPIIHRTTCTAPTNPRLHLLRRSAAAVTAVANQTEGGGGRGEVLINPEEEKCVEVADYDWTEEWYPLYLTRNVPEDAPLGLTVFDSQIVLYKDGNGTLRCYEDRCPHRLAKLSEGQLIDGRLECLYHGWQFEGDGKCVKIPQLHASAKIPKAACVKTYEVKDSQGVVWVWMSTKTPPNPEKLPWFEHFARPGFFDISTTHELPYDHSILLENLMDPAHVPISHDRTDFSAKREDAQPLVFEVTERTNRGFAGTWRREKDSRKGSTLLRFDAPCVLQNNRELEGKDGVKKNFSAVFLCRPTGQGKSMLIARFGVTKRSPLVSVLPQWYWHKEACKVFEQDMGFLSSQNEVLMKEKVPTKDLYLNLKSSDTWVCEYRKWMDKVGHGMPYHFGHRTISLPKVPPVVEHAPAGIIAALSASYPAKGGIGTMYAPNLANRYFRHIIHCRSCSKAIKSFELWKNILSATAVVLATLAILVVSRQWKAVLLGSAALLSAAAYGCLRAIELNTNNFIRTHRRL, from the exons ATGGCTGTTCCTTTTCTAAGCCTTTCTCTTCAACTCACAGCTACTTCTCCAATCCTCTTCACTAAAGTAACAACACCCATAATCCACAGAACAACATGCACAGCACCGACGAACCCCCGACTCCATCTCCTCCGCCGTTCCGCCGCCGCCGTAACCGCCGTAGCTAATCAGacagaaggaggaggaggaagaggggAGGTTCTTATAAATcctgaagaagagaaatgtgttGAGGTGGCTGATTACGATTGGACAGAGGAGTGGTACCCTTTGTATCTCACCAGAAACGTCCCCGAGGATGCGCCGCTTGGCCTCACCGTCTTCGACAGCCAAATAGTTTTGTATAAAGACGGCAACGGAACACTTCGCTGTTACGAGGATCGTTGTCCTCATCG gTTGGCTAAGTTGTCGGAAGGACAACTGATTGATGGGAGATTGGAATGTCTGTATCATGGTTGGCAATTTGAAGGAGATGGCAAGTGTGTCAAGATTCCTCAG ctTCATGCAAGTGCCAAGATTCCAAAGGCGGCTTGTGTGAAGACGTACGAGGTGAAGGATTCACAAGGAGTTGTATGGGTTTGGATGTCAACAAAGACACCTCCCAACCCTGAAAAGCTTCCTTGGTTTGAGCATTTTGCTAGACCCGGATTTTTCGACATATCCACAACTCACGAGCTACCTTATGACCATTCTATTCTTCTAGAGAATCTGATGGATCCGGCTCATGTCCCTATTTCTCATGATAGAACTGACTTCAGTGCAAAAAGAGAAGATGCTCAGCCTCTGGTTTTTGAGGTCACAGAGCGAACTAACCGGGGTTTCGCAGGGACTTGGAGACGGGAAAAAGACAGCAGGAAAGGGAGTACTTTACTTCGGTTTGATGCTCCATGTGTTCTGCAGAACAATCGAGAACTTGAAGGGAAGGACGGGGTGAAGAAGAACTTTTCAGCGGTGTTTCTTTGTAGACCTACAGGGCAAGGGAAGTCTATGCTTATTGCTAGGTTTGGGGTCACGAAAAGATCACCACTGGTTTCAGTGTTACCTCAATGGTATTGGCATAAGGAAGCCTGCAAGGTCTTTGAACAAGACATGGGGTTCCTATCTTCTCAAAACGAAGTTCTGATGAAGGAGAAAGTACCAACTAAGGACTTGTATTTAAATCTCAAGTCATCAGACACATGGGTCTGTGAGTATAGAAAGTGGATGGACAAAGTTGGTCATGGTATGCCTTACCATTTCGGGCATAGGACCATATCTCTCCCCAAGGTTCCTCCCGTAGTGGAACATGCCCCAGCAGGGATCATTGCAGCTCTCTCAGCTTCTTACCCTGCAAAAGGAGGAATTGGAACTATGTACGCTCCCAATTTGGCTAACCGGTACTTCAGACATATTATCCATTGTAGAAGCTGCAGCAAAGCGATCAAATCTTTTGAACTGTGGAAAAATATCCTCTCTGCAACAGCAGTTGTTTTGGCGACTTTGGCAATTCTGGTGGTTAGTAGACAGTGGAAGGCTGTCCTGTTAGGTTCAGCAGCATTGCTCTCAGCCGCAGCTTATGGTTGCTTAAGAGCTATAGAACTAAACACCAATAACTTCATTAGAACACACAGAAGACTATGA
- the LOC104713948 gene encoding protein TIC 55, chloroplastic-like encodes MAVPFLSSSFQLTATSPILFSKVKTPIVHKHFKKRTAPTKPRFHLLRCSAASGTAVVDQTEGGGGGEVFINPEEEKRVEVADYDWTEEWYPLHLTRNVPEDAPLGLTVFDSQIVLYKDGDGTLCCYEDRCPHRLAKLSEGQLIDGRLECLYHGWQFEGDGKCVKIPQVFVHSLTEDAQPLVFEVTERTNRGFAGTWSREKDGGNRTNLLRFDAPCVLPNNLELEGKDGVKNYFSGVFLCRPTGQGKSMLIVRFGVTKMSPLVSVLPQWFWHQNGCKVFEQDMGFLSSQNEILMKEKVPTKDLYLNLKSSDTWVAEYRKWMDKVGHGMPYHFGHRTISLPKVPPVVEHAPAGIIAALSASYPAKGGIGTMHAPNLANRYFRHIIHCRSCSKAIKSFELWKNILSATAVVLTTLAILVVSRQWKAVLLGSAALLSAAAYGCLRAIELNTNNFIRTHRRL; translated from the exons ATGGCTGTTCCTTTTCTAAGCTCTTCTTTTCAACTCACAGCTACTTCTCCAATACTCTTCTCTAAAGTAAAAACACCCATAGTCCACAAACATTTCAAAAAGAGGACAGCACCAACGAAACCCCGTTTCCATCTCCTCCGCTGTTCCGCCGCCTCCGGTACCGCCGTGGTTGATCAGacagaaggaggaggaggaggagaggttTTTATAAACCCTGAAGAAGAGAAACGTGTTGAGGTGGCTGATTACGATTGGACAGAGGAGTGGTACCCTTTGCATCTCACCAGAAACGTCCCCGAGGATGCGCCGCTTGGCCTCACCGTCTTCGATAGCCAAATAGTTTTGTATAAAGACGGCGACGGAACACTTTGCTGTTACGAGGATCGTTGTCCTCATCG gTTGGCTAAGTTGTCTGAAGGACAACTTATTGATGGGAGATTGGAATGTCTGTACCATGGTTGGCAATTTGAAGGAGATGGCAAATGTGTCAAGATTCCTCAGGTTTTTGTTCATTCACTGAC AGAAGATGCTCAGCCTCTGGTTTTTGAGGTCACCGAGCGGACTAACCGGGGTTTCGCAGGGACTTGGAGTCGGGAGAAAGACGGCGGGAACAGGACTAATTTACTTCGGTTTGATGCTCCATGTGTTCTGCCGAACAATCTAGAACTTGAGGGGAAGGACGGGGTTAAGAACTACTTTTCAGGGGTGTTTCTCTGTAGACCTACAGGGCAAGGGAAGTCTATGCTTATTGTTAGGTTTGGGGTCACGAAAATGTCACCTTTGGTTTCAGTGTTACCTCAATGGTTCTGGCATCAGAATGGCTGCAAGGTCTTTGAACAAGACATGGGGTTCCTATCGTCTCAGAACGAGATTCTCATGAAGGAGAAAGTACCAACTAAGGACTTGTATTTAAATCTCAAGTCATCAGACACATGGGTCGCTGAGTACAGAAAATGGATGGACAAAGTTGGTCATGGGATGCCTTACCATTTTGGGCATAGGACCATATCTCTCCCCAAGGTTCCTCCCGTAGTGGAACACGCCCCAGCAGGGATCATTGCAGCTCTCTCAGCTTCTTACCCTGCAAAAGGAGGAATTGGAACTATGCACGCTCCTAATTTGGCTAACCGGTACTTCAGACATATTATCCATTGTAGAAGCTGCAGCAAAGCGATCAAATCTTTTGAGCTCTGGAAAAATATCCTCTCTGCCACGGCAGTTGTTTTGACGACTTTGGCAATCCTGGTGGTTAGTAGACAGTGGAAGGCTGTCCTGTTAGGTTCAGCAGCATTGCTCTCAGCCGCAGCTTATGGTTGCTTAAGAGCTATAGAACTAAACACCAATAACTTCATTAGAACACACAGAAGACTATGA
- the LOC104715942 gene encoding zinc finger CCCH domain-containing protein 22-like, translated as MASEEDKALEDLLDVQLNEHKDSLSAIDEALASDPSNPELLSVHEELLQAIKETEEGLFQLKRARLLQEADIVLNGLNHDAGVEAEHLKELEPEKKDLDGSQCRFRHTDGRWYNGRIIGFEGSDTAKISFLTPTSESMTMCKFFMQQRCRFGSSCRSSHGLDVPLSSLKNYARTEWKESMVGSKIWAVSGSKYDIWRKAELESWDDELQVGGIVFRDDGSSAKLGSDAMALSEYAQMTDDDGEEEEEKEEGSGASDSGESISSDYDEESPQGIGFLESTNQPRGVQTDTALFAKWENHTRGIASKMMASMGYREGMGLGASGQGILNPVLVKVLPAKRSLDCALEHVKNGEGKSEKQKKKRSRGGKRKREKKFAEAARAAKQKEESKPDLFSLINEQILPRSHEKVSSIESVK; from the exons ATGGCGAGCGAAGAAGACAAAGCCCTTGAAGACCTTCTTGACGTTCAGCTCAATGAACACAAAGATTCTCTTTCCGCCATCGACGAAGCCCTAGCTTCTGACCCATCTAATCCCGAACTCCTCTCG GTTCATGAAGAACTTCTACAAGCAATCAAGGAGACAGAGGAAGGGCTTTTCCAGTTGAAGCGTGCTCGGTTATTGCAAGAAGCTGATATAGTGCTGAATGGGTTGAATCATGATGCTGGAGTTGAAGCTGAGCATCTAAAGGAATTGGAGCCAGAGAAAAAGGATTTGGATGGATCGCAATGTAGGTTTCGACATACTGATGGTCGTTGGTACAATGGTCGCATTATTGGGTTTGAAGGCTCTGATACTGCCAAGATCTCTTTCCTTACACCCACATCTGAGAGTATGACG ATGTGCAAGTTTTTCATGCAACAGAGGTGTCGCTTTGGTAGTTCTTGTCGTTCTTCACATg GACTAGATGTGCCGTTATCTTCTCTGAAGAACTATGCACGTACTGAGTGGAAAGAATCGATGGTAGGCTCCAAGATTTGGGCAGTTTCTGGCAGTAAATACGACATATGGAGGAAAGCTGAACTTGAATCATGGGATGATGAGTTACAAGTTGGCGGAATTGTTTTCAGAGATGATGGAAGCTCCGCAAAGCTAGGATCTGATGCTATGGCATTGTCAGAATACGCTCAGATGACTGATGATGACggggaagaggaggaggagaaggaagaaggtAGTGGTGCTTCAGATTCTGGCGAATCTATTTCAAGTGATTATGATGAAGAGTCTCCACAAGGCATAGGCTTTCTAGAAAGCACAAATCAACCAAGAGGCGTCCAAACTGATACCGCCTTATTTGCTAAGTGGGAGAACCACACCAGAGGAATAGCTTCGAAGATGATGGCAAGTATGGGTTACCGTGAAGGGATGGGTCTTGGTGCCTCTGGTCAAGGGATATTAAATCCTGTCTTAGTAAAAGTACTTCCAGCAAAGCGGTCGCTGGATTGTGCTCTTGAGCATGTCAAAAACGGAGAAGGTAAAAgcgagaaacagaagaagaaaaggagcaGAGGTGGGAAAAGGAAGCGTGAGAAGAAGTTTGCAGAAGCAGCTAGAGCAGCGAAACAAAAAGAGGAATCGAAGCCAGATTTGTTTAGCTTAATCAACGAACAAATTTTGCCTAGAAGCCATGAGAAAGTAAGCAGCATAGAGTCCGTAAAA
- the LOC104713950 gene encoding agamous-like MADS-box protein AGL61, with amino-acid sequence MMMSKKKETIGRQKIPMVKIKKESHRQVTFSKRRAGLFKKASELCTLCGAEIGIIVFSPAKKPFSFGHPSVESVLDRYLSRNNISLAQTQQPQGNPVAGCELNMQLTQILSEVEDEKKKGQAMEEIRKASVRRSVINWWEKPVEEMNMFQLQEMKHALEELRKTVVTNMASFSEVKEDVFGFLDNKVTAPPYMNMSAGLSSIYNFANGNGCF; translated from the coding sequence atgatgatgtcaaagaagaaagaaaccatcGGACGACAAAAAATTCCAATGGTtaagataaagaaagagagcCACAGGCAAGTCACGTTCTCTAAACGCAGAGCCGGGCTCTTCAAGAAAGCTAGTGAGCTTTGCACGTTGTGTGGTGCAGAGATTGGGATCATCGTGTTTTCTCCCGCGAAAAAGCCTTTCTCTTTCGGTCATCCGAGTGTTGAATCTGTATTGGATCGTTACTTGTCCCGAAACAATATATCCTTAGCTCAGACTCAACAACCGCAAGGGAACCCTGTAGCGGGCTGCGAACTGAATATGCAGTTAACGCAGATTTTGAGCGAGGTagaggatgagaagaagaagggtcAAGCAAtggaagaaataagaaaagCGAGTGTGAGGCGGTCGGTGATCAATTGGTGGGAGAAACCAGTAGAGGAGATGAATATGTTTCAGTTACAAGAAATGAAACATGCATTGGAGGAGTTGAGGAAGACGGTTGTGACAAATATGGCCTCATTTAGTGAGGTGAAAGAGGATGTGTTTGGTTTCTTGGACAACAAAGTGACAGCTCCTCCGTACATGAACATGTCGGCTGGTCTTTcaagtatttataattttgccAACGGAAATGGTTGTTTCTGA
- the LOC104715943 gene encoding F-box/kelch-repeat protein At4g39753-like — protein sequence MIGTTAASAATSSLDEPPWKKRKSNPSSPPLSFFSLPDVLILHCLSRLSKSYYPKLSLVSKTFRSLITSIDLNHARFHHKTQEPFFYVCLKFPDRPLPTWYTLWIKPEDFDEEEENKKKKSKLVQVPSSYASEPLLIVNVGLDVYAFRQRYPPSRNMLVRKKDACIWRFAPNMSVARVNHAACLFDGKIYVMGGCGANDTWGEVFDTKTQTWKPLPDPGPELRFSTMINRILVIQGKLYVRSNESKDSVYDPKIGKWKDAAKELEIGSKCVVDNVWYSCRPNSFMWYDKECSDWRVVKGLSSLNQSRRSGLVETVNFNGKLLLLWDKSTKPRCRICEEKNICGALIAFERRKNGQVWGKVEWSSVMLKVPSSYSFLRSTVILT from the coding sequence ATGATCGGAACCACCGCCGCCTCTGCGGCTACGAGTTCGTTAGACGAACCACCATGGAAAAAGAGGAAATCGAATCCATCATCACCTCCTCTATCCTTTTTTTCACTCCCCGATGTTCTCATCCTACACTGCTTATCCCGTTTATCCAAATCCTACTACCCGAAACTCTCCTTAGTCTCCAAGACCTTTCGCTCTCTCATTACATCCATTGATCTTAACCACGCTCGATTTCACCACAAAACACAAGAGCCCTTCTTTTACGTCTGCTTAAAGTTTCCCGATCGTCCTCTTCCTACTTGGTACACGCTCTGGATCAAACCTGAGGATTTcgacgaggaggaggagaataagaagaagaagtctaaatTGGTACAAGTACCTTCTTCCTATGCTTCTGAACCATTGCTTATCGTTAATGTTGGTTTAGATGTCTATGCATTCAGACAACGGTATCCTCCGTCTCGTAACATGTTGGTTCGTAAAAAGGATGCTTGCATATGGCGTTTTGCTCCCAACATGTCTGTAGCTCGAGTGAATCACGCTGCGTGTCTCTTTGatggaaaaatatatgtaatgggAGGTTGTGGTGCAAATGATACTTGGGGTGAGGTTTTCGatacaaagactcaaacttggAAACCTCTACCGGACCCTGGTCCCGAGCTCCGCTTCTCTACAATGATTAATAGGATACTAGTTATCCAAGGAAAGCTTTACGTTAGGAGCAATGAGAGCAAGGATTCTGTTTATGATCCAAAAATAGGTAAATGGAAGGATGCAGCTAAAGAACTTGAGATTGGTAGTAAGTGTGTGGTAGATAATGTGTGGTACTCTTGCCGTCCCAACAGTTTTATGTGGTATGACAAAGAATGTAGTGATTGGAGAGTTGTCAAAGGTCTGTCTTCACTGAATCAAAGTCGTCGTAGTGGTTTGGTTGAGACAGTTAACTTCAATGGAAAACTCTTACTCTTGTGGGACAAGTCTACGAAGCCTCGCTGTCGTATTTGTGAAGAGAAGAATATTTGTGGTGCACTGATTGCGTTTGAAAGGCGCAAAAATGGTCAGGTTTGGGGGAAAGTTGAATGGTCTAGTGTTATGCTTAAGGTTCCTAGTTCATACAGTTTCTTGCGTTCTACAGTCATACTGACTTGA